TGACATCATTGTTGTAGTATGTCACAAATATAGAGTTATACGTGAGGGTCATGAGTGTCAAATTGCACTAGAATTTGAGACAAATCATACCAACAGCACTTGTGACCCCAGAGTCACACTACAGACAGAGAATGACAGAGTGTTTCTACACATTACCAACATACAACCATCTGATGAAGGGAACTACACCTGTGTTTGTACACATTATAATGGCAATTCTGATATAAACATAGATATTTCTGTCAATGGTAAGTGTTTGGTCTGATGGGATTGTTCACAATCATTTTAAAATGAACTCCAGCATATCTTATCACCACATATTTAGTGGAATGCCTGTCATGTGCTTACCTTTATGTTCTGTCAGTGTTTTGTGGTCTTGTTTCGTAACGTCTGTCATAGAACTTACACCTGACAGAACTGAGAATTTCTGTAGTCACAATATTGGATTTTGTCATCAATACATGTAATAATGTCTTAAAATGTAGATACTGTCAACAACATGTTGCCTTACAAGATGGCGGAAGAGAAACATACAAGATCATAATATATATTTTCCCCTTTCTCAGGAACCCAAGTGCAACAGGCCACAGACAACAGTCTCTTCTATTGGGGGATGATAACAGGCGTTGCAGCATGTGTAGCTGCCCTGGTGTTTGGTGGCGTAATCATGAGGAAAATTCATCTCAGGTAAGATAAAACTAATAGTTTGGTAAAAGAGTTTCTGTCATGCGTGTTTGACAGATCTTTGGTATTTGAATAATTACTTGGAAGAACTGTTGTAGAAATTATGCATTCCCAAATATATTTTAGTTCTACAATAAGGATATAGTACTGAATTGGTGTCAGACTTACATGCAATGCTATGAGTTCATGGGGGCTTCAACCAAAATGTAAAACGAAACTAGGCTAGATGTTCAACTGACATCTGTGACCAGTGAGTAGTTTCCAATAGCTGCACTGTTGTGGCTTCTCACTTCTCATTTCCTGTCAAAAACGAGTGTGGTGAAAAAAAACACGTACACTGCCCACAATCATTTAGCTCCGGAAAATGTGCTGTGTAAAACATGTTTCATTTGGTGCTATGTTAACTCTTGTTATTTTTTGCTCAACAGGAGAACACagctacaagtgtctggaaccgTCAACGAGGTGCCACAACACTGCTTGCTGTTGCCTGTTAGTCAGATGAAGACATCTTGGTCCTCATTTATAACCGTTGCGTTAATTTCCCAATAAATATCTGCATGCGCCATTTCTGAAAAGACTGCACACTTACAAAAATATTGAGATGTATAAACTTGGTGGATGCCATACATACGCATGCTTCCCGTTATAAATCAGACCCACCCTGAACCTGTTCACGCGTGAATGAGCATTAAAATCTGCCTGAAAAACCTTTTATGGTGACAGTAACGACCTATTTTGCTGTGTACTGAAATTAAACCATGGCCGTTTCTAAATAGCAGTTGGCGAGCTTGATAAAATGTCTCTGGAGGTGTTGGCAGAATGTTTTAAACTTTTACAGTGACATTTGCTGAAAAAACCTATTGCAAATTGTTGTGGACCTGTAAACAGATTGTAACTTTTTAATATGCTGCACTGGCTGTGaattctgaaacattgtctaCTCGGAACGAAATGACGGTATAGGCCTACTTACAGTGGTAGCCTACTCACTTCATTACAAAATATCAACTGTCTGTTCTTCTGTTAAAGTCAGCTGTTATGAACCACGCTCCCTTTCGCATGATATTATAGCTTAATAGGCCCAATTAAATGGTCATTTATATTATGTTTATACATTAAGTATTGTCTAGTCGAGAAATTTGACAGTACAGTATTCAGACGTAGCCTACAAACGTCAATGGAAAAGGTGAACCTTCTGTTCTTCTGTTAAACTGCGCTTCGGATCGGCTCGCATAGAGCAAAGTAGCTTATCCATTTGGTACTGTGAAGTGGGTCTAATTATATTTAcgattcagtcatttagcagacgctgttatccagagcgacttacagtagtgagtacatacattttcatactgctccccagtgggattcgaacccacaaccctgaccatgctctaccaactgagctacacgtgATTTAAATAACAGATGCGATGAATGGTAGCCTATCCTAACTTGTTGTAAGCCTATAGGCTATGAAACCATCACAGTCAGAAAAGGTGAGAttattctgcaatgatcatggaaattaaataaatagtaaaaatatTCCTATTTCTAACTAGAAAATGGCATTTACTGAAGTAAATGTGGTGTGTTTGCTAGTCTTGAAGTATGTATGGTTGTTTTTTTgttaaattttatttcacctttatttaaccaggtaggctaattgagaacaagttctcatgtgcaactgcgacctggccaagataaagtgtagcaattcgacacatacaacaacacatagttacacatggaataaaaaaaacatacagtcatTAATACAGTagcacaaaagaaaacaaaaagtctatatacagtgagtgcaaatgaggtaagttaaggcaataaataggccatggtggcgaagtaattacaatatagcaattaaacactggaatggtagatgtgcagaagatgaatgtgcaagtagagatactggggtgcaaaggagcaagataaataaataaatacagtatggggatgaggtaggtagatagatgggctgtttacaggtgggctatgtgcagtgatctgtgagctgctctgacagctggtgcttaaagctagtgagggggatatgagtctccagcttcagagatttttgcagttcgttccagtcattggcagcagagaactggaaggaaaggcggccaaatgaggaattggctttgggggtgaccagtgagatatacctgctggagcgcatgctacgagtgggtgctgctatggtgaccagtgagctgagataaggcggggctttacctagcagagacttgtagataacctgtagccagtgggtttggcgacgagtgtgaagcgagggccaaccaacgagagcgtacaggtcgcaatggtgggtagtgtatggggctttggtgacaaaacggatggcactgtgatagactgcatccagtttattgagtagagtgttggaggctattttatagatgacatcaccgaagtcgaggatcggtaggatggtcagttttacgagggtgtgtttggcagcatgagtgaaggatgctttgttgcgatataggaagccgattctagatttaattttggattggagatgcttaatgtcagtctggaaggaaagtttccagtctaaccagacacccaggtatttgtagttgtccacgtattctaagtcagagccgtccagagtagtgatgctggacgggcgagcaggtgcgggcagtgatcgattgaatagcatgcatttagttttacctgcgtttaagagcagttggaggccacggaaggagagttgtatggcattgaagatcgtctggaggttagttaacacagtgtccaaagagggggcAGAAGTACaccgaatggtgtcgtctgcgtagaggtggatcagagaatcaccagcagcaagagcaacatcattgatgtatacagagaagagagtcggcccgagaattgaaccctgtggcacacccatagagagtgccagagatccggacaacaggccctccgatttgacacactgaactctatcagagaagtagttggtgaaccaggcgaggcaatcatttgagaaaccaaggctgtcgagtctgccaataagaatgtggtgattgacagagtcgaaagccttggccaggtcgatgaatacggctgcacagtaatgtctcttatcgatggcggttatgatgtcgtttaagaccttgagcgtggctgaggtgcacccatgaccagctctgaaaccagattgcacagcggagaaggtacggtgggattcgaaatggttggtaatctgtttgataacttggctttcaaagaccttagaaagacagggtaggatagatataggtctgtagcagtttgggtctagagtgtcaccgaCTTTGAAGAggtgtaacagtgtttcctagcctcagagcagtgggcagctgggaggaggtgctcttattctccatggactttacagtgtcccagaacttttttgagttagtactacaggatgcaaatttctgtttgaaaaagttagccttagcttttctaactgcctgtgtatatttgttcctaacttccctgaaaagttgcatatcacgggggctgttcgatgctaatgcagaacgccacaggatgtttttgtgctggtcaagggcagctTATGAAGAGTGGagaggggcatgcttatttaagatggtgaggaaggcacttttaaagaatagccaggcattatctactgacgggatgaggtcaacgtcattccaggataccccgtgtgaaatagtagtagtggtagtgaaggCAGTAGTAATGTTAGTAGTAACAATGGTAGTAAAAGGATTTTCATAGGCTATGTGTTCGTTATAGTGACCTATTTTGGGGTGGTTTGTAAGTGTGAAGTTATTAtagtgggttatagtgggctagtATAGTAGGCTACAGTGAGTATTATATCCTCATAAGGCATATCATGGGTTTTAAAGCTCTCAAAATGCTTTAGTTTGAACATTCAGAAAGTTTTGTGGCAGTGATTTCAGTTTTGAATGTTGAACCCTACATTCTGCAATTGAAATGAATGGGGATACAACAAGCTTCATAGTTTATGAAGTAGGAATGATAGCAAAAAGATGTGTAGTCTGCACATGTCATCATTGAGGTGGTGTttgtagctgtggtcagtagttgtggtcagtagttgtgtggttgtgttgtaGGTTCTTTAGGCCTTACAGTATGGacatggtcagtagttgtggtcagcagttgtggtcaggagttgtggtcattagttgtgtgttcagtagttgtgtggttgtggtcagtagttgtggtaagTAGTGGTCAATAGTTGTGGTCAATCTTTTGTgggtgtggtcagtagctgtggtcagtagctgtggttagtagttgtgtggtcagtagttgggtggttgtggtcagtagttgcgtggttgtggtcagtagttgtgtggtcagtagctgtatggttgtggtcagtagttgtggtcagtagttgtggtcagtggttgtggtcagtagctgtgtggtcagtagctgtgtggtcagtagctgtgtgatTGTGGTctgttgttgtgtggttgtggtcagtcattttggttagtagttgtggtcagtagctgtgtggttgtAGTCAGTATTTGTGGTCAGATTGATTGATTGGTAGATAGGATATTatagcctgaacatgtgaaagttgGTTAGGTGTTTCTAGCTTGAACGGTTCAAGAGTTACTGTTGTTGAGTAGTTTATGCTAATTTATGAAAATGCATATCTGTTTTGTCAGTATGCACATGTCATCGTTGGGGTGGTGTTTGTAGCTGTAGTCAGTAGTTGTGATCAGtatttgtgtggttgtggtcagtagttgtggtcagtgttCTGTTGCTGGTTCTTTGGGCCCTACAGTATGGACATGGTCAATAGTTGTGGTCAATcgttttgtggttgtggtcagtagctgtggtcagtagttagtagttgtgtggttgtggtcagtaagtgtgtggtcaatagttgtgtggttgtggtcagtaggtgtgtggtcaatagttgtgtggttgtggtcagcagTTGGGGTTGTGGTCAGTTgtggtggtcagtagttgtggtcagtggttgtgtggtcagtattctgtggttgtggtcagtagttttgtggttgtgtggttgtgttcagtagttgtACTCAGTatctgtgtggttgtggtcagacattttgtggttgtggtcagtagatgtgtggtcagtagttgtggtcggtaggagtggggttgtggtcagtagttgtgtggtcagtattCTGtgggtgtggtcagtagttgtggtcagtaggtgtggggttgtggtcagtaggtgtGGGGTTGTGGTCAGTATTCTGtgcttgtggtcagtagttttgtgcttgtggtcagtagttgtggtcagtactgctcagtagttgtggtcagtaccTTTGTGGTTGAGAtcagtagctgtggtcagaagttgtgtggttgtggtcagtagttgtggttagtagttgtggtcagtagctatGTGGTTGTGGTGAGTAGTTGTCGTCAGatcgattgattgattgataggatGGGATAGCCTGAACATTTGAAAGTTGGTTTAGTGTTTCTAGCTTGAATGGTTCAAGAGTTACTGTTGTTGAGTAATTGATGCTAATTTATGCAAATGAAAATAGTTgataaaaatattattttttaaattagaagTTAGGATAGCCTGAATGTTTTTAAGTTAGTATTTTAGCTTAATTTGCCAAGGAGCAGGATCATTTTTAATAGCTACCTCTGTAATAATGCCCAAATTACACTAGTGGGAATTTATTGCCCTCCCTTTGCCTCAACATGTGCTCTTAGCCAATTGCCTGACTTGCTATCTAACTATACTAACTCTGAATTATTAATTTTGGGGTGATCTTAATCTGGATTAGTTGATGCCAGTTTATGATAGATTTAGATCAATGAAGATAACTTTCAGCCTAACTCAGCTGAACCAAACCGCCCCAACTTTAAACACCCTGAAAAATCTACTCTTTTAGGTATTATTTTGACAAATACTCCTCATAAGTATACAGCCAATTTTTGCTAGTGAGTTCAGTGACTATTGTCCCATTGCCTGCATAAGAGCTGCAAATCTACCTAAATCTTGCCCTCGCATTATTACAAAGAGAAATGATAGGAATTTCAATTAGCAACAATTCTTGTTGAAAGGGGGGTTGTGTCCAATATCTCTGACTCAGATCAGGCCCTAAATTGTTTTACTTCTTTGCTCAACTCTGTTGTAGATAAGCCTGCTCTGTTCAAGAAACTAATGGTAAGAGATAGAGCTAATTCACGCATGAACTATCAGAGAAACTTCAGGAGAGAAATTTTGCGTGGGCTAAGGCTAGGCTAACTGATTCTATGTATGACTGGCAGTCCTTCAGACGTATGAGAAATATATGTTTATCCCTGGTTAGAAAAGCTAAATCAACATACTTGTTGAACTGTGCATCTGAGAATGGTGAGAATTCAGGTGCCTTCTGGAAGGTAGTCAAATCTCTGAAACAAAATTCCATCCCCTCATTACCCCTGCAGGTTATAACAGCCTCTCCATAACAGATAAGATGGACATTTGTAGTGCTTTTAATAACCACATTGCCTCAGCGGGCCACCTATTTCATAAAATAGCTTCTGAAAACTAGAATTTAGAAAGTTTTTTAACTTCTCATTCTATTCTTAATTAACACCAATCTGGTTTTAGACGTGGACATAGCACTGTTTCAGCAGCAACACTTAGATGATGTGCTACATTGTTTAGACCATAAAATCATTGTGCTGCCTTGTGTTTTGACTTGTCAAAGGCATTTGATACAGTTGACCATTTCTTACTTGTTCTAAGGTTGTCTGAAATAGGCCTAGATCAGGCATTTTGCAATTTGTTCAAGAACTATCTAACAGACAGGACACAATGTTTGCTTACTGACGCTATCAAATCTAGTTTCCTCAATATTACGAAAGGTGTGCCACAGGGGTCAATTTTGGTCCCTGTtctcttcactatttatataaattataTTAGTCTATCTGTTTAAACCTGTAACATTCATCTCTACGTGGAGGACAGTTATTTACTCCTGCGCCCCCTCAGTACAGCAGGCCATTCATGCCCTTCAGCATGGGTTTAACTCAATTCAAAAATCACTTACTGATCTTAAACTACTGCTAAATGCTAATAAAACCAAatgaatgttgttctgtaggTCTCGTAATATTGACCCTGAGGACATGCAATATTGACCCACATTTGCACATTGAAGGGAGCCCATATTGAGCAAGTTCCCCATTATAAGTACTTGGGTATTGGGATGAAGATAAAACACATTGAAAAACTGACACAGAAGTTGAGAATTAAGATTGGTTTCTTTTATAGAAATAAATCCTGCCTCACTTTGGAAAGTATAAGGAAGATTGTTCAAGCAACGCTtctcccagtgttttattacGGTAATATAATCTACATGCATGTGGCAGCCTCAGTTTTAAACCTTTAGATTCAGTCTATCACTTAGCACTGCGTTTTGTCACTGGGGACAATTTTCATACACATCACTGCATTTTGTATAGTTTTCTTACCCGAGAGTCTCTGACTACCAGAGAAGGGCCCAGAATTGGATACTTTTTGTATATAAAGCGGTTCTTCAGAGACTCCCCCACTACCTCAGCTCATGTATTGACTGGAGATCCAGCAATTTTCAGACCCGCTCTCTGGActggctggttctggaggaccCGCAGGTCTCCACTGACCTGGGGACAAATTATTTTAGTTTTTATGCCTCAGCTCATGGAATATCCTTCAGGTCACCTTGAATTTAGTGTTTGTTTTGATTGATCTTGTTGTATTTACTGTATTGATATTATGTATTGTATGTTCATGTTCACAGGGCTCCCTTACAAATGAGATCCTGGTCTCAATGCTGACCCAATATATTTATTCCTATGGTTCTCATTCAAACCCGTGTTAACTTAAGAACATTTTAAATGGCTATAGCTCAAAAAGTATACACAGCATCAAAAATACTTTGACATGCAATCTAAGTTGGGGCAGTCTGGACATTTGGAAGTTGGTTTCATTTTAATAGCTTAAATCTTGTAAACTTTAGAGTGAGCagaataaatataataataataggaAGAAGAAATCTAGAGTTGTGCTTTGCTTAGCAAGGACACCTAATTATTTTACAatgcaaatataaaatagattttttcgCACTTCTCACTAACCGCGAATGATTGCATTATATTTAGCTACCTGTTTTATTGTTCTGAATAAGAGTGTTATATATTCCTGCACAATGCTAATACTAGGCTACGTATGCATTCTTGTAATGCAATATTTCAACCACTTGAAACTGTGCGTACTCATGGTCTAAAGTTAGCGTTTGTGCGTATGCAGCGTTTATTAATGAGGCCCCTGCAGACTGCGCTCTTTTACATTTTCTGTTGAATTTTCCAGAGCCCATATAAGATTCTACTGTGTAATATGGTGACATATTGTTAATGTCTTTGTAGGAGGAGCAACAGGACATGGAGCCCTTCAACATGTTCACAAGGAGAGACAATGGGCTTTACTCAACTCTCCAGCTGCCAcatcctaacccctgaccctctgGCACCGTTGACCAATGACGACATGGCATTAGACACCTTCTCGTAACAGCTAGCTATACAGCTATACGGTAGAGTGGTAGATATGCATTTACTGTGATTATTTTGATTACTGAAAATGCAATTTCTTTCTTTGTCTGACTTGCCATATATCAGCCTCTCCTTTACTGTAGATGTTCTGTGGTTGTTGTAAATATCAACACATAGTGTCTGCAGGCTGCACATCTGTTAtggaaatacaagtgttatatacagtacatgtctaAAAAAGTATAGCTGTTCTGTTGTTTGCGGTTAGAACAAAGCATGTTTCTGTGGAGATCACCTGATCCCAAAATCATAATCTTTTCCACCAGGTGTCAGTGTACTGttgtaaaatacaaaaaatgttCCTGTCATAAACATGAATGCGAAATCAGTAAAAATTCCAACTGCCACTGAATTCAAACTGTAACTTTAGAACACAGAATATTAATGTAGACCTGTTTTATAGTTTTCTGTTTCCTATATAGGCCTGGCTACATTAATTAGGGTACATGTTTAAGTGCatatgttaataaaaaaaaacacaccaaacAACTAGTAACTAGCTGGATATGATTTATTATAACTGTTTTTccccaaaaatgtatgtatgCTGTAGCCTATGTACTTCTGTGGATGCAAGGCCAGTCTATTTAAAGCATGAGAACTGTTTCATGGTGGCCTGTCTGTCATTTCCTTCCTGCACATCAGTTAGCCTGACTACCTATCCACATCGCTCCTACCAAACACCACGCTCACTAGCGTTTCTTCTCCACCATGAGTCTGGATTTGCTTTCCTCACCGACGTCTTAAGAATGTGAAAACATTCTCACCATTCTGATTAGTTCCAGAAACTGATTGGTTGAGACAGAGTTGGTTTACATGAATCACGTCATTGGCTTTGAcattctgattggttagagacttCCATTTGCTGGTTAATTTATTTTGTACAATACCCCTCATTTTGATGTCAGCACAAATTATTTCTAGTATGGCAACTTTGGTCACTTGAATaacaaaaatttaaaaaatggatTCACATATAAGGCTACACAGatggccagagataattacag
The Salmo salar chromosome ssa16, Ssal_v3.1, whole genome shotgun sequence DNA segment above includes these coding regions:
- the LOC123727904 gene encoding uncharacterized protein isoform X1 gives rise to the protein MCGSVSRLALLLVLWGLFTAVDVTQEKTLETGGADATLLCPNQTLTDIIVVVCHKYRVIREGHECQIALEFETNHTNSTCDPRVTLQTENDRVFLHITNIQPSDEGNYTCVCTHYNGNSDINIDISVNGTQVQQATDNSLFYWGMITGVAACVAALVFGGVIMRKIHLRRTQLQVSGTVNEEEQQDMEPFNMFTRRDNGLYSTLQLPHPNP
- the LOC123727904 gene encoding uncharacterized protein isoform X2, with protein sequence MTCNVEVTQEKTLETGGADATLLCPNQTLTDIIVVVCHKYRVIREGHECQIALEFETNHTNSTCDPRVTLQTENDRVFLHITNIQPSDEGNYTCVCTHYNGNSDINIDISVNGTQVQQATDNSLFYWGMITGVAACVAALVFGGVIMRKIHLRRTQLQVSGTVNEEEQQDMEPFNMFTRRDNGLYSTLQLPHPNP